In Geotalea uraniireducens, one genomic interval encodes:
- a CDS encoding RCC1 domain-containing protein, with amino-acid sequence MKKLEYLSLILLSVFILSACGGNSSSTSNNDSSAAFAVVSAGDWHSVATKTDGTLWAWGYNGFGELGDGTNEDKNTPVQIGSASNWKSVSAGGSHTVAIRTDGTLWAWGGNGFGQLGDGTSEDRNVPVRIGSASNWKSVSAGESHTVAVKTDGTLWVWGNNSNGQLGDGTMDAKFIPVQVGSATNWKSVSAGGNHTVAARTDGTLWAWGHNGFGQLGNGTNDAAKIAPVQIGSATDWQSVSARGDHTAAIKTDGTLWAWGDNVWGQQGDGTLGIGQNKYTPVKIGSETNWAAVSAGGHYTIATRTDGTLWAWGTGPLGDGTDDVKTAPVQIGAAKDWKSVSPGGGHVVAVRNDGTLWTWGDNYYGQLGNGISGEEQHSNIPVQIGSSINWGSVSAGNSHHTVALKTDGTLWAWGDNYYGQLGDGTNVAKNAPVQIGSASNWKHISTNKYHTVAVKADGTLWAWGDNYHGQLGDGTNVAKNVPIQIGVTTNWEFVSAGNRHTVAVKADGTLWAWGDNYHGQLGDGTNVAKNAPVQIGSATNWEFVSAGDRHTVAIRTDGTLWAWGDNYYGQLGNGTNDTQNAPVQIGSATNWQFISTGGVYTVGIRTDGTLWAWGDNSFGQLGDGTNDAKNTPVQIGSATNWQFISTGGAYTVGIRTDGTLWVWGDNSFGQLGDGTNNAKNAPVQIGSATNWQLVSAGGHHTVALKNNGTLWAWGDNYMGQLGNGISGGEQYKFAPIMIP; translated from the coding sequence GTGAAAAAACTGGAATATCTAAGTCTCATTCTCTTGTCAGTATTCATACTTTCTGCTTGCGGAGGAAATAGCTCCAGCACATCTAACAACGATTCCAGTGCAGCATTCGCAGTCGTATCGGCGGGAGACTGGCATTCGGTCGCAACAAAAACTGACGGCACACTCTGGGCGTGGGGATATAACGGTTTTGGCGAACTGGGTGATGGAACTAACGAGGATAAGAACACGCCCGTCCAAATCGGATCTGCAAGCAACTGGAAATCTGTGTCAGCGGGAGGAAGCCACACTGTTGCAATAAGAACCGACGGCACACTCTGGGCGTGGGGGGGTAACGGTTTTGGCCAACTGGGTGACGGTACCAGCGAGGATAGGAACGTTCCCGTCCGAATTGGATCTGCAAGCAACTGGAAATCTGTATCTGCGGGAGAAAGCCACACAGTGGCAGTAAAGACCGATGGTACTCTCTGGGTATGGGGAAATAATAGTAATGGTCAACTTGGAGATGGAACTATGGATGCCAAGTTCATACCCGTTCAGGTCGGATCTGCTACTAACTGGAAATCTGTGTCAGCGGGAGGAAACCATACGGTTGCGGCAAGGACTGACGGTACGCTTTGGGCATGGGGACATAACGGTTTTGGCCAACTGGGCAACGGAACTAACGATGCTGCTAAGATCGCACCTGTCCAGATAGGATCAGCGACCGACTGGCAATCAGTGTCGGCAAGAGGCGACCACACGGCTGCAATAAAAACAGACGGCACTCTCTGGGCATGGGGAGATAACGTTTGGGGCCAACAGGGGGATGGAACGTTGGGAATAGGGCAAAATAAATATACCCCAGTCAAAATAGGATCTGAAACCAATTGGGCAGCCGTGTCTGCTGGAGGTCATTACACGATCGCAACAAGAACTGACGGTACACTCTGGGCGTGGGGAACTGGCCCACTGGGGGATGGAACTGACGATGTTAAGACTGCACCTGTCCAGATAGGGGCCGCGAAAGATTGGAAATCAGTGTCTCCGGGAGGAGGCCACGTGGTTGCGGTAAGAAACGACGGTACCCTTTGGACGTGGGGTGACAACTATTATGGCCAATTGGGAAATGGTATTTCAGGTGAAGAGCAACACAGTAATATTCCGGTCCAGATTGGCTCTTCAATCAACTGGGGATCTGTGTCGGCGGGAAACAGCCATCACACGGTCGCATTAAAAACTGACGGCACTCTCTGGGCGTGGGGTGACAACTATTATGGTCAATTGGGGGACGGAACTAATGTTGCTAAGAACGCCCCTGTCCAGATCGGCTCTGCAAGCAACTGGAAACATATATCGACTAATAAATATCACACAGTGGCAGTAAAAGCTGATGGTACTCTCTGGGCGTGGGGTGACAACTATCATGGTCAGTTGGGGGACGGAACTAATGTTGCTAAGAACGTTCCCATCCAGATCGGAGTCACAACTAACTGGGAATTTGTCTCGGCGGGGAATCGTCACACGGTCGCAGTAAAAGCTGATGGCACTCTCTGGGCGTGGGGTGACAACTATCATGGTCAATTGGGGGACGGAACTAATGTTGCTAAGAACGCCCCTGTCCAGATCGGCTCCGCAACCAACTGGGAATTTGTCTCGGCGGGGGATCGTCATACGGTCGCAATAAGAACCGACGGCACTCTCTGGGCGTGGGGTGACAACTATTATGGTCAGTTGGGAAACGGAACCAACGATACCCAAAACGCTCCCGTTCAGATCGGCTCCGCAACCAACTGGCAATTTATCTCAACAGGAGGTGTTTACACAGTCGGAATAAGAACTGACGGAACGCTCTGGGCATGGGGAGATAACAGTTTTGGGCAACTGGGGGACGGAACCAATGATGCTAAGAATACCCCCGTTCAGATAGGTTCTGCAACGAACTGGCAATTTATCTCAACAGGAGGTGCTTACACAGTTGGAATAAGAACCGATGGTACGCTCTGGGTATGGGGGGATAACAGTTTTGGGCAACTGGGGGACGGAACCAACAATGCTAAGAATGCCCCTGTCCAGATCGGCTCTGCAACGAACTGGCAACTTGTCTCAGCGGGAGGCCATCATACAGTTGCACTAAAGAACAATGGCACCCTTTGGGCGTGGGGAGATAACTATATGGGCCAGTTGGGAAATGGGATTTCAGGGGGAGAGCAATACAAATTCGCACCGATAATGATTCCATGA